A single window of Meiothermus sp. DNA harbors:
- a CDS encoding PucR family transcriptional regulator, translating to MSLPTLRQILELPAFASAEILSGQAKLDSHITWVHVAEVLDVARLLSGGELVLCTGLELSRSSPEARVAYVRSLAEAGVGGLGLELVRWLQEVPTEMLQTARMLQFPILVFRTEVRFAELTRAAHERILRPAPGPEEPLLEALVEALVETGRDRRFVEQQLGAVLRLPSRPKSTLLATLEALLSAQFNIAETARRLGVRRQSVYYRLEQLKGMLGDLDSPERRLGLWIALELLKR from the coding sequence ATGAGCCTGCCCACCCTGCGCCAGATTCTGGAGCTCCCCGCCTTTGCGAGCGCGGAAATTTTGTCGGGCCAGGCCAAGCTGGACAGCCACATCACCTGGGTGCACGTGGCCGAGGTGCTGGACGTGGCCCGGCTCTTGTCCGGCGGCGAGTTGGTGTTGTGTACCGGTCTGGAGCTCTCCCGTAGCTCGCCCGAGGCCCGCGTGGCCTACGTGCGCTCCCTGGCCGAGGCGGGGGTGGGTGGGCTGGGGTTGGAACTGGTGCGGTGGTTGCAGGAGGTACCCACCGAGATGCTCCAGACCGCCCGGATGCTGCAGTTTCCCATTTTGGTCTTTCGCACCGAGGTGCGCTTTGCCGAGCTGACCCGTGCCGCCCACGAGCGCATCCTGCGGCCGGCCCCCGGCCCGGAAGAGCCGCTTTTGGAGGCATTGGTGGAGGCTCTGGTCGAGACCGGTCGGGATAGGCGCTTTGTGGAGCAGCAACTCGGCGCGGTTTTACGCCTGCCCAGCCGCCCCAAAAGCACCCTGTTGGCGACCCTCGAGGCTTTGCTTTCGGCGCAGTTCAACATCGCCGAGACGGCCCGTAGGCTGGGGGTGCGGCGGCAGAGTGTGTACTATCGGTTGGAACAGCTAAAGGGGATGTTGGGCGACCTGGATAGCCCCGAACGGCGGCTGGGGTTGTGGATTGCCCTGGAGCTGCTCAAGCGCTAG
- a CDS encoding Zn-dependent hydrolase, with the protein MLNPKRTIAELKELRELTADENGAWRVAWTDTWLKAREWFNRKLEGLPVEQHYDAAGNNWVTLKGESPKALLIGGHLDSVPGGGWLDGCLNVLAGLEVLRRIAEEYRGKPPVTVRLVDWADEEGARFGRSLLGSSAFSGTLVPEAEKDRTDKDGIRLEDALRRCGVELGRMLEAQREQENAAAYLELHIEQGPVLLDMGLPLGVVLGTFGVERHAITFHGQAAHSGSTPMHKRKDAFLAAAKMAPEIYHITDRNGGVCTIGSCVTKPGIVTSVVAECTITLDQRHLDAQALARLKFEAEKASQRFAREGGLPEPEWQTIWRIEPILFQPELIEFCDEAIREVAGVSHRLPSGPLHDAAEVARAGIPTVMMFVQSLHGISHNKIEDTKEEHLELSVRALDRLADKTMRWILSR; encoded by the coding sequence GTGCTCAACCCGAAACGAACCATCGCCGAACTCAAGGAACTGCGTGAGCTAACCGCCGACGAGAACGGGGCCTGGCGGGTGGCCTGGACGGACACCTGGCTCAAAGCGCGGGAGTGGTTCAACCGGAAGCTGGAGGGCTTACCGGTAGAACAGCACTACGACGCCGCGGGCAACAACTGGGTCACCCTAAAAGGCGAGAGCCCAAAAGCCCTGCTGATTGGGGGTCACCTGGACTCGGTGCCGGGTGGGGGCTGGTTAGACGGGTGCCTGAACGTGCTGGCGGGCCTCGAGGTTTTGCGCCGGATTGCCGAGGAGTACCGAGGAAAACCCCCCGTGACGGTACGGCTGGTGGACTGGGCCGACGAGGAGGGGGCCCGCTTTGGCCGAAGCCTTTTGGGTTCCTCGGCCTTCTCGGGTACCCTGGTGCCCGAAGCTGAAAAAGACCGCACCGACAAGGACGGGATTCGCCTGGAGGACGCGCTCAGGCGCTGCGGGGTGGAGCTTGGCCGGATGCTAGAAGCCCAAAGAGAGCAGGAAAACGCCGCGGCTTACCTCGAGCTGCACATCGAGCAGGGCCCGGTGCTCTTGGACATGGGCCTGCCGCTGGGGGTGGTGCTCGGCACCTTTGGCGTGGAACGCCACGCCATCACCTTCCACGGCCAGGCCGCCCACTCCGGTTCGACCCCTATGCACAAGCGCAAGGACGCCTTCCTGGCCGCAGCCAAGATGGCCCCGGAAATCTACCACATCACCGACCGCAACGGGGGGGTTTGCACCATCGGGAGCTGCGTGACCAAGCCCGGCATCGTGACCAGCGTGGTGGCCGAGTGCACCATCACCCTAGACCAGCGCCACCTGGACGCCCAGGCCCTGGCCCGGCTCAAGTTCGAGGCCGAAAAGGCCAGCCAGCGCTTTGCCCGCGAGGGGGGCCTGCCCGAGCCCGAGTGGCAGACCATCTGGCGCATCGAGCCCATCCTTTTTCAGCCCGAGCTAATCGAGTTTTGTGATGAAGCCATCCGCGAGGTGGCCGGGGTCTCCCACCGCCTGCCCTCGGGGCCTTTGCACGACGCCGCCGAGGTGGCCCGGGCGGGTATTCCCACCGTGATGATGTTTGTGCAGAGCCTGCACGGCATCAGCCATAACAAGATTGAGGACACCAAAGAGGAGCACCTCGAGCTGTCGGTAAGGGCCTTGGATCGGCTGGCCGACAAGACCATGCGATGGATTTTGAGCCGCTAG